The Humulus lupulus chromosome 4, drHumLupu1.1, whole genome shotgun sequence genome has a window encoding:
- the LOC133832379 gene encoding uncharacterized mitochondrial protein AtMg00860-like, with amino-acid sequence MAFRTQYGHYKFLVMSFGLTNAPAVFMDLMNQVFKDYLDKFVAVFIDDMLIYLMTDAEHEGHLQLTLERLKKHQLFAKFKRCEFWQEKVAFLGHIVSKNGVEVDPTKIEAVKYWPKPKSATDVRSFLGLVGYYKRFVEGFSKIATPLTNLTRKQHKFVWTKKCEKSFQTLKDKLIIASVLCIPNDKGKYVVHCDASKQGLGCVLMQDGKVVAYASR; translated from the coding sequence ATGGCTTTCAGGACTCAatatggacattacaagttcttagtaatgtcatttggattgacaaaTGCACCAGCTGTGTTCATGGACCTTATGAACCAAgtatttaaggattacttggataagtttgtggcgGTATTCATTGACGACATGCTAATCTACTTAATGACAGACGCCGAACATGAAGGGCACCTGCAACTGACGTTAGAAAGGCTCAAGAAACACCAATTATTTGCCAAGTTTAAGAGATGCGAATTCTGGCAAGAGAAGGTTGCATTTTTAGGACACATCGTATCCAAAAATGGTGTAGAAGTAGACCCAACCAAGATAGAAGCTGTGAAATACTGGCCCAAGCCTAAGAGCGCCACCGacgtaagaagttttctgggcttaGTCGGATACTACAAACGATTTGTTGAAggattctccaaaatagctacgcccttaacaaatttgacaagGAAGCAACATAAATTTGTATGGACGAAGAAGTGCGAAAAAAGCTTCCAAACGCTAAAGGACAAGCTCATAATAGCCTCAGTTCTATGCATCCCAAATGACAAGGGAAAGTATGTAGTGCATTGCGACGCGTCAAAACAaggacttggatgcgttttgatgcaagacggAAAGGTGGTCGCATACGCCTCGAGATAG